The DNA sequence CAAGTATAGCGGCGTCTTTTATAGCAGGCCCGGAGATGATGGCAGTAGGGCAGGCAGCATTGCAAGCAGTACAAGGCTACCAGAACGGAGGAATGGAAGGAGCGCTTGTAGGAGCGGCGAGTGGGGCAGCAACGGGGTATGCGAGACAGTTCGGAGTGAACGTAAGCGTATCGTATAGCTACTCGGGAGGATTCGGAGGAAGTGTAGGATTAGGATCATCGTCTCTGAATGCAGGAGTCAGTTTTTCACAACATGGAAGCAGTAGCTTTAATATAGGTGGGACGTATGGCAATGTAAGCTATAACCCGCAATCAGGGTTTAGCGGTAGTGTAAATCTAACACCTGGCCAGAATACCGGAGCGATGGTGAATCTAGGCCAGCATAGCGGACCTAGCTTAACAATCCAAGAATCGGATGGATCTAGCGGAGTAGGTGGTTCCGTAACGATAGACGGTAAGGGAAATACGACAGTAGCCGCCACGTATAGAAACGCTACCGTAGTGTCAGCGACGGGGAACGTGCACAATCCTAGTAGTTTCGGTAACCTGAGTGTGAACGATAACTTTAATAGTGATCTGAACCAGAACCTTGCGATGGGTAAGGCTGACGAGAATTTAACTGCCGGACGTGCAGAGTTAGAGGCCGGTAGAAATGCCATAGCAGAAACGGGGAATGAACCTCAGAAAGAGATCTTAAACAATGAGAATGCGAGTGCAGCAGATCAGCATGGAGTCTTGGCGACTCTTGCTAAAGCGGGAGAGTTTCTAACCGATCCTAGCTCTGCATCTACTTGGTTGGGAAGAACGACTCAGGATGTAGTGGGTAGCTTCCTTGGTAGCACGGGTTTAGGCGCGAGCGATAGCAATGGGTTTATAGATAAGAATGGAAAGTATGTTCAAAGGACTTGTTTTACAGCAGGGACACTGATTCGGACGAAATCAGGCTTAAAACGCATTGAGAAAATCGAGATCGGGGATTATGTATTATCGATCAATGAAAATAATGGTAAGGTATCTTACCAGAGAGTAAAACAATTATTTGTTAATGAAGTTCTCTCCGTTAATAAACTTACCTATGATAACGGCTATGAAGTAACGACAACATCTGATCACCCTTTTTATTTGAGAGGTAAAGGTTTTACCGAAGTTAAAAACATACGTTCGGGTGAAAGGTCTGTTACAGTAGCGAGTATCCGCAATTCGCATTTAATCCAAAGTCATTCGAATGTTTCGATTGGAACATCCTTAGCATCGATCGGTAGCGAATCTTCCCGATCTAACTCAGCGTCTTGGTCTAATGAATATAATGGAACCCTTGGGATTTCTAAGATAGAAGAGGTTAAGGAAAAGACTAAGGTTTATAATTTCGAAGTAGAGAATAATCATACATATTTTGTTGGGAAAGTCGGCGTGCTTGTTCATAACCTATGTATGAAGGATCCTGCTCGCAACGGGAAATTTTTGTCAGCGAACCCATATTCGAATTCCGATCCAGTTGAGTTTAATAAATTAGTAAAAGAGAAATATAACCTTACTGATCCGAATGAAATAGCTAACGCTGCAAAAAAATATCGTAAAGGTCTGATAGAGGGGTATAATGCGGGTCAATCTAGGACTGCTGTTGGTGCTTTAGACATACTCAGCGGCGGAGTCATTGAAGGTC is a window from the Leptospira broomii serovar Hurstbridge str. 5399 genome containing:
- a CDS encoding TIGR04388 family protein — protein: ASSLGKNAVVDSYGNITYTTAIEDGHAKLKAGGDATNSSDYEATKTNQNVYIGAPSTIKIASGGNLFQNWDANSVLTENRTNEDSFHKSYNTAINTLNTQINSLNAQNAKNDLAFQAAAQSAASYASDVQSLAKAMLQGGTFESWAKGQIQDKVNAAMATAIANATGMSPDMASQLVSWFEKKQADKKAKAKARTQEITSGLVTVASIAASFIAGPEMMAVGQAALQAVQGYQNGGMEGALVGAASGAATGYARQFGVNVSVSYSYSGGFGGSVGLGSSSLNAGVSFSQHGSSSFNIGGTYGNVSYNPQSGFSGSVNLTPGQNTGAMVNLGQHSGPSLTIQESDGSSGVGGSVTIDGKGNTTVAATYRNATVVSATGNVHNPSSFGNLSVNDNFNSDLNQNLAMGKADENLTAGRAELEAGRNAIAETGNEPQKEILNNENASAADQHGVLATLAKAGEFLTDPSSASTWLGRTTQDVVGSFLGSTGLGASDSNGFIDKNGKYVQRTCFTAGTLIRTKSGLKRIEKIEIGDYVLSINENNGKVSYQRVKQLFVNEVLSVNKLTYDNGYEVTTTSDHPFYLRGKGFTEVKNIRSGERSVTVASIRNSHLIQSHSNVSIGTSLASIGSESSRSNSASWSNEYNGTLGISKIEEVKEKTKVYNFEVENNHTYFVGKVGVLVHNLCMKDPARNGKFLSANPYSNSDPVEFNKLVKEKYNLTDPNEIANAAKKYRKGLIEGYNAGQSRTAVGALDILSGGVIEGQKTANALDSNAKNQSEHYQDGYNKGRARGYIIGGLSAASDYVPLLGMAKGGGKANGKSLYRYVSEGEANVIRNTGEIPNTKADGITQKPVYITDRKYNNAKNAKEYLQLPEKPVYRVEIDPNKVPNRSPISKINPNDNPQWGRGTGREGTSPDKIPVDPSALKKLRGANKP